Proteins encoded in a region of the Inquilinus sp. KBS0705 genome:
- a CDS encoding regulatory protein RecX, protein MDSPKAKKITDEKAALAKAENYCAYQERSQQEVRNKLYEWGLWTAAVENIISRLIEDNFLNEERFAKAYTKGKFNQKQWGKIKIKMGLKLKNVSPVLIKKALLTIDEDDYRLTLQKVIAKKAATLPEKDTYKRRYKLQQYALSRGYETDLTADLLKNSDL, encoded by the coding sequence ATGGATAGCCCCAAAGCAAAAAAAATAACCGATGAAAAGGCCGCATTAGCCAAAGCCGAAAATTATTGCGCCTACCAGGAACGATCGCAGCAGGAAGTACGCAATAAATTATACGAATGGGGGCTATGGACGGCAGCTGTAGAAAACATTATAAGCAGGTTAATAGAAGATAACTTTTTAAACGAAGAACGCTTTGCCAAAGCCTACACCAAAGGCAAATTTAACCAAAAGCAATGGGGCAAAATTAAAATTAAGATGGGCCTTAAGCTAAAAAACGTATCGCCGGTACTGATAAAAAAGGCATTGTTAACCATCGATGAAGACGATTACCGCCTGACCCTGCAAAAGGTAATAGCTAAAAAGGCTGCTACCCTACCGGAAAAAGATACCTATAAACGCCGTTATAAACTACAACAGTACGCTTTAAGCCGCGGATACGAAACCGACCTTACCGCTGACCTTTTGAAAAACAGCGACTTATAA
- a CDS encoding addiction module component CHP02574 family protein: MSIQYLSDEKGQVTAVQLPIEEWELIKIKYPDVDHLDAKLPQWHKDLIDARLDAIEKNPQLIRPISELLDELDK, encoded by the coding sequence ATGAGCATTCAATATCTTTCTGACGAAAAAGGGCAGGTTACCGCAGTGCAATTACCTATTGAAGAATGGGAATTGATAAAGATCAAGTATCCTGATGTAGATCATTTAGATGCTAAACTTCCACAATGGCATAAAGACCTTATAGATGCCCGATTGGATGCTATAGAGAAAAACCCACAACTTATCAGGCCAATTTCGGAATTATTGGATGAATTGGATAAGTAA
- a CDS encoding plasmid stabilization system encodes MAFTIHYLDVVKTDIKEAKVWYKNQKVGLDKYFALEVKKCIFRLQKNPLGYEVKYKNVRTAFTEVFPYAVHFYIDEDAQHVVIIAIIHQRRNPSLPYNRSDEM; translated from the coding sequence ATGGCTTTCACTATACATTATCTTGATGTTGTTAAAACCGACATCAAGGAAGCAAAAGTGTGGTATAAAAATCAGAAAGTCGGCTTAGACAAATATTTTGCTCTTGAAGTTAAAAAATGCATCTTCCGTTTACAGAAAAATCCATTGGGATATGAAGTTAAATATAAAAATGTAAGAACAGCTTTTACAGAAGTTTTTCCGTATGCCGTACATTTCTACATTGATGAGGATGCACAACATGTAGTAATTATTGCGATTATCCATCAACGCAGAAATCCATCATTACCTTATAACAGAAGCGATGAAATGTGA
- a CDS encoding AAA family ATPase, whose amino-acid sequence MPFLSGISLPPLQHAGYLENIPSLKNGLRLNLKQNVTFFVGENGSGKSTLLEGIAEQCGFSLRGGNRNHNHNTGYRFEGYESALAQILSLAWTPRRISEGFFMRAESFFNFASYIDELARDDNRILKAYGGRSLHEQSHGESFLSLFNNQFEAGIYILDEPEAALSPARIMAFMAVIHQLDKSGRAQFLIATHSPMLICYPGAAIYQFDDTGVNETTYENTEHFSLTKSFLNNPSLYLRHLMDE is encoded by the coding sequence ATGCCATTTTTATCCGGTATATCCCTCCCACCGCTACAGCATGCCGGTTATTTGGAAAATATCCCCAGCCTAAAGAATGGCTTGCGCCTAAACCTGAAACAGAATGTAACCTTTTTTGTGGGCGAGAACGGTTCGGGCAAATCTACCCTGCTGGAAGGTATTGCAGAGCAATGTGGTTTTAGCCTAAGGGGCGGTAACCGCAATCATAACCATAATACCGGCTATCGGTTTGAAGGCTACGAATCGGCACTGGCACAAATTTTAAGTTTAGCCTGGACACCGCGCCGCATTAGCGAGGGCTTTTTTATGCGCGCCGAAAGCTTTTTTAACTTCGCCTCGTATATTGATGAATTAGCCAGGGATGATAACCGGATATTAAAAGCATATGGCGGCCGGTCGTTACATGAGCAGTCGCATGGCGAGTCGTTTTTATCTTTGTTCAATAATCAGTTCGAAGCCGGTATTTACATACTTGATGAGCCCGAAGCTGCGCTTTCTCCGGCCCGGATAATGGCCTTTATGGCTGTTATACACCAACTTGATAAAAGCGGCAGGGCTCAGTTTTTAATAGCTACCCATTCGCCCATGCTTATTTGCTACCCCGGTGCTGCTATTTACCAGTTTGATGACACAGGCGTAAATGAAACTACATATGAGAATACCGAACATTTCTCGCTCACAAAATCATTTTTAAACAACCCATCGCTTTACCTTAGGCACTTAATGGATGAATAA
- a CDS encoding manganese catalase family protein, which yields MFHHVKDLQFNARVSKPDPRFANLLLEQFGGENGELAAAMQYFTQAFGAKVPHPDKYDMLMDIATEEFSHLEIVGATIQMLLTGVNGELKDAADNSEIMQVMNGTEAKENIIHAALTANPQFPIITGGGPTPRNSQGIPWCASYINSNGDLTVDLRSNLASESRAKLVYEHLMKFTDDPYVQETLSFLMTREVTHYKMFEAALDSIQPNFPPAVLAADPRYLQQAYNMSDGTTVRGPWNEGEIKGMGKSFVYVENPVTYVRESEGLTKQPKEMNAELKATEKLNKEMSAEKSEEVKKADPKGVAQWSTY from the coding sequence ATGTTTCACCACGTAAAAGACCTCCAGTTTAATGCAAGGGTTTCTAAACCCGATCCGCGTTTCGCTAATTTGTTATTAGAACAGTTTGGCGGCGAAAACGGCGAGCTTGCTGCTGCAATGCAATATTTCACGCAGGCTTTTGGCGCAAAAGTGCCCCATCCCGACAAATACGATATGTTGATGGACATAGCTACCGAAGAGTTTAGTCACCTGGAAATTGTTGGCGCTACCATACAAATGCTTTTAACGGGTGTAAACGGCGAACTGAAAGACGCTGCAGACAATTCGGAAATAATGCAGGTGATGAACGGCACCGAAGCCAAGGAAAATATTATACACGCAGCCCTAACAGCCAACCCTCAGTTCCCTATTATTACGGGTGGCGGGCCGACACCGCGCAATAGCCAGGGTATACCATGGTGTGCATCTTATATTAATTCAAATGGCGATTTAACGGTAGATCTGCGCAGCAACCTGGCATCAGAATCGAGAGCTAAATTGGTATATGAGCACCTGATGAAATTTACCGACGACCCTTATGTACAGGAAACACTATCGTTTTTAATGACAAGGGAGGTTACGCACTATAAAATGTTTGAGGCTGCCTTAGATAGCATACAGCCAAACTTCCCTCCTGCTGTTTTAGCTGCCGACCCGCGCTATTTGCAGCAAGCATACAACATGTCTGACGGTACAACAGTACGCGGCCCGTGGAATGAAGGCGAAATTAAAGGCATGGGTAAAAGCTTTGTATATGTAGAAAACCCGGTAACCTACGTACGCGAAAGCGAGGGTTTAACCAAACAACCCAAGGAAATGAATGCAGAACTAAAAGCTACCGAAAAACTTAACAAAGAAATGAGCGCCGAAAAAAGTGAAGAAGTAAAAAAGGCCGACCCTAAAGGCGTGGCTCAGTGGAGCACTTATTAG
- a CDS encoding peptidylprolyl isomerase, which translates to MFTFAQAPVHCLIKTSLGDITIELYPDKAPATVANFLKYVDKKLYNGSSFFRVCTPANEATRKVKIQVIQGGNVPDSLSMDSIKIETTKTTGLLHQDGTLSMARMGPNSATSQFFICIGDQPALDYGGARNPDGQGFAAFGKVTAGMAVVKQIQAQKDDAQYLIKPIVIYSISRE; encoded by the coding sequence ATGTTTACGTTTGCGCAAGCGCCTGTACACTGCCTTATTAAAACTTCATTAGGCGATATAACTATTGAGCTTTACCCTGATAAAGCCCCGGCAACTGTAGCTAACTTTTTAAAATATGTTGATAAGAAACTTTACAATGGCAGCAGCTTTTTCAGGGTGTGCACCCCTGCTAACGAAGCCACACGGAAGGTAAAGATACAGGTAATACAAGGCGGTAATGTGCCCGACAGCCTAAGTATGGATAGTATAAAAATAGAAACCACCAAAACAACCGGTCTGTTACATCAGGATGGCACCCTATCTATGGCGCGCATGGGCCCAAACAGCGCCACCAGTCAATTTTTTATATGCATCGGCGATCAGCCTGCATTAGATTATGGTGGTGCCCGCAACCCGGATGGGCAAGGCTTTGCCGCGTTTGGTAAAGTAACAGCAGGTATGGCTGTGGTTAAACAAATACAAGCACAAAAAGACGACGCGCAATACCTTATTAAACCTATTGTAATTTACAGCATAAGCAGGGAATAG
- a CDS encoding DUF3606 domain-containing protein, giving the protein MATRGAKVERHSISEQPHELNYEARKEGTTAKKVEDAKKSTGSNQRGKVESKLNGKK; this is encoded by the coding sequence ATGGCAACCAGAGGAGCAAAAGTGGAGAGGCATTCCATATCGGAACAACCACATGAATTAAATTACGAAGCACGGAAAGAAGGCACAACCGCCAAAAAGGTTGAAGACGCAAAAAAATCGACCGGCTCTAATCAACGCGGTAAAGTTGAGAGCAAACTTAACGGTAAAAAATAA
- the xth gene encoding exodeoxyribonuclease III — protein sequence MKIATYNVNGINGRLEILLRWLNETQPDIVCLQELKAEDHKFPQEAIANAGYNAIWHGQKSWNGVAILSKTEIKELRKDLPGEDDEFTHSRYIEAFINGMVIGCIYLPNGNPYPGPKFDYKLRWFNRLTTHAKDLVDRDLPVLLIGDYNVMPTEMDTYKPEKYLNDALFRVETREAYKNLVDQGWTDAIRKLYPNEQIYTFWDYFRNAYGRNAGMRIDHFLLNKKVAPRLLSATVDKHVRGWQGTSDHAPVWIELENDGQ from the coding sequence ATGAAAATTGCCACCTATAATGTTAACGGTATAAACGGACGATTAGAAATACTACTGCGCTGGTTAAACGAAACGCAGCCCGATATTGTATGCCTGCAGGAACTAAAAGCCGAAGACCACAAATTCCCCCAAGAAGCTATAGCAAATGCCGGCTATAACGCGATATGGCATGGCCAAAAAAGCTGGAACGGTGTTGCCATCCTCTCAAAAACCGAGATAAAGGAGTTGCGAAAAGATCTGCCGGGCGAAGATGATGAATTTACTCACAGCCGTTATATCGAAGCTTTTATAAATGGCATGGTAATAGGTTGTATTTACCTGCCTAATGGCAACCCCTACCCCGGCCCCAAGTTTGACTACAAACTGCGCTGGTTTAACAGGCTGACCACACATGCCAAAGACCTGGTTGACCGCGACCTGCCGGTATTACTTATTGGTGACTATAATGTGATGCCTACAGAGATGGATACCTATAAACCGGAGAAATACCTGAATGATGCATTATTTAGGGTAGAAACACGAGAGGCATATAAAAACCTGGTAGACCAGGGCTGGACCGACGCCATTAGAAAGCTTTATCCAAACGAACAGATATATACATTTTGGGACTACTTTCGCAATGCTTATGGCCGCAATGCGGGCATGAGGATAGACCACTTTTTGTTAAATAAAAAAGTTGCCCCCCGCTTGCTAAGCGCTACGGTTGATAAACATGTACGCGGCTGGCAAGGTACCAGCGACCATGCACCCGTTTGGATAGAACTTGAAAATGACGGCCAATAA
- a CDS encoding PAS domain-containing sensor histidine kinase, producing MHKDGLNQSRLLADSLSLSEQKQAVLAAIIAASDDTIISKTLQGIITSWNPAAERMFGYSESETIGKHISIIIPPERIDEEAYIIGQITQGKRVERFETIRVARDGSLIPISLSVSPIKDSNGNVVGASKIARDIRDRHTAYEKQSILAAIVASSDDPIISKTLQGIITSWNPAAERMFGYTEAEAIGKHISLIIPPDRLGEEEVIISNIAGGNKIDHFETKRRTKNGVDIALSVTVSPVTDWSGNIIGASKIIRDISERLNAQEEKARLYEQVKILNDKKDEFIGLASHELKTPLTSISGYLQILSGIITDEKARSFVDKTRQQVKKLGALVSDLLDISKIEAGKLALSVETFNIRQVLDDAIELLSNGNNKYQIQLNTNITSLKVIGDPNRIEQVIINLLTNAIRYSPGSNNILVYLTAEANEVKIGVQDFGVGIEPSKLGEIFSRFYRVDDANPNISGLGIGLYLSHEIVTRHNGRIWAESQPGVGSTFWFTLPL from the coding sequence ATGCATAAAGATGGACTGAACCAATCGCGATTATTGGCAGACAGCCTTAGCCTATCCGAGCAAAAGCAAGCGGTGCTTGCCGCGATAATTGCCGCATCCGACGATACGATAATCAGCAAAACGTTACAGGGCATTATCACCAGCTGGAACCCGGCGGCCGAGCGCATGTTTGGATATAGCGAGAGTGAAACTATAGGTAAGCACATATCCATTATCATCCCGCCTGAGCGGATTGATGAAGAGGCTTACATTATAGGGCAAATAACCCAGGGCAAACGTGTGGAGCGTTTTGAAACCATACGCGTGGCGCGCGACGGTAGCCTTATCCCTATATCTTTATCGGTATCACCTATAAAAGACAGCAATGGTAATGTGGTAGGTGCATCAAAAATAGCCCGCGATATAAGAGACCGGCATACCGCCTACGAAAAGCAATCGATACTGGCGGCCATTGTTGCCAGTTCAGACGATCCCATTATCAGCAAAACGCTTCAGGGTATTATCACCAGCTGGAACCCCGCAGCCGAAAGGATGTTTGGTTATACCGAAGCTGAAGCAATAGGCAAACATATTTCGCTTATCATCCCGCCCGACAGATTAGGCGAAGAAGAGGTGATCATCAGCAATATTGCCGGTGGTAATAAAATAGACCATTTTGAAACTAAGCGCCGAACCAAAAACGGCGTTGATATTGCCCTGTCTGTAACCGTATCGCCCGTTACCGATTGGTCGGGCAATATTATTGGTGCCTCTAAGATCATACGCGATATAAGCGAACGGTTAAATGCCCAGGAAGAAAAGGCACGACTGTATGAGCAGGTAAAAATATTGAACGACAAAAAAGACGAGTTTATAGGGTTGGCCAGCCACGAATTAAAAACCCCTTTAACCAGCATAAGCGGTTATCTGCAAATATTAAGTGGTATTATAACTGATGAAAAGGCCCGCTCGTTTGTGGATAAAACAAGGCAGCAGGTAAAAAAACTTGGCGCGCTGGTGTCCGACTTGCTCGATATATCTAAAATTGAGGCAGGCAAACTGGCCCTGTCTGTAGAAACGTTTAACATAAGGCAGGTGCTTGACGACGCTATAGAGCTACTATCAAACGGCAACAACAAGTACCAAATACAGCTGAATACCAATATAACATCACTAAAGGTAATTGGCGACCCTAACCGCATAGAGCAGGTAATTATTAACCTGCTTACCAACGCCATACGTTACTCGCCGGGTAGTAACAATATACTGGTATACCTTACCGCCGAAGCTAATGAGGTAAAGATAGGCGTACAGGATTTTGGTGTTGGTATTGAACCAAGTAAACTGGGCGAAATATTTTCGCGTTTTTACCGTGTTGATGACGCCAACCCTAATATATCCGGCCTGGGTATAGGGCTATACCTGTCGCATGAGATAGTGACACGGCACAACGGCCGCATATGGGCCGAAAGCCAGCCCGGCGTTGGCAGCACCTTTTGGTTTACCTTACCATTATAA
- a CDS encoding dihydrofolate reductase has product MRKIKIIEHISLDGVIQSPGGREEDAHDFAYGGWTTAFGSPAAYEAVLEAHGSSFDLLLGRHTYDIWSGYWPHAAASPLSNGINGATKYIATHRPDSLSWGPVQHLGTDIVAGIRALKLTDGPDLILWGSSTLTPVLLENGLADEVVLFIYPVLLGQGKRFFPVDGNPCQLAFTGTKTTPTGVFINTYKFIGPLQS; this is encoded by the coding sequence ATGAGAAAGATAAAGATCATCGAACACATATCGCTGGATGGTGTCATCCAGTCGCCGGGTGGGCGCGAGGAAGACGCACATGACTTTGCTTATGGCGGATGGACGACAGCATTCGGCAGCCCTGCCGCATACGAAGCAGTGTTGGAAGCACATGGCAGCAGTTTCGATCTGTTGCTTGGCCGCCATACCTACGATATTTGGAGCGGCTATTGGCCACACGCGGCAGCCAGCCCTTTATCAAACGGTATTAATGGTGCTACAAAGTACATTGCCACCCACCGGCCCGATAGCCTTAGCTGGGGACCCGTACAGCACCTGGGGACAGATATTGTAGCAGGTATACGCGCCCTAAAATTAACAGATGGCCCCGACCTGATACTTTGGGGCAGCTCGACCCTAACGCCGGTGTTGCTCGAAAACGGACTGGCGGACGAGGTGGTGCTATTTATATACCCCGTGTTACTTGGCCAGGGCAAGCGTTTCTTCCCGGTTGATGGCAACCCCTGCCAACTGGCCTTTACAGGTACCAAAACCACACCAACGGGCGTGTTTATAAATACCTACAAATTTATTGGGCCGCTGCAAAGTTAA
- a CDS encoding sorbosone dehydrogenase family protein, translating to MNKIIIPFAAGLTGLVLLVNTTSPTIKINDGSVAAITHASAALPLDKIKMPAGFSISVYAEVAGARSMVMSPSGTLFVGTQRGGKVYAVKDADGDNVADKKWEIATGMNNPNGVALKNGALYVAEISKVTKFVDIEKNLAAPGKGEVIYDKFPTEWAHGWKYIAFGPDGKLYVPVGAPFNIGMPDDRHAAIFRMNDDGTGIEKFASGVRNTVGFTWSPTTKEMWFTDNGRDMLGDDVPFCELNTAPKAGMNFGYPYFHSGTIKDPEFGGTHQASEFTAPAQNLGAHVAPLGLKFYTGDMFPAVYKDQIFIAEHGSWNRSKKNGYRVSLVKVKDGKAAGYETFASGWMDDTTQGVWGRPVDVLVLTDGSMLVSDDMAGVIYRISYKK from the coding sequence ATGAATAAAATAATTATACCCTTTGCAGCTGGTTTAACCGGTTTGGTTTTACTTGTTAATACAACTTCGCCAACAATAAAAATTAACGACGGTTCGGTTGCTGCCATTACCCATGCAAGCGCTGCTTTACCGCTTGATAAAATAAAAATGCCCGCTGGTTTTTCTATCAGCGTGTATGCCGAGGTTGCAGGCGCACGATCTATGGTAATGTCGCCATCGGGGACGCTTTTTGTTGGCACCCAAAGAGGCGGTAAAGTTTATGCCGTAAAAGATGCCGACGGAGACAATGTAGCAGATAAAAAATGGGAGATTGCCACAGGTATGAACAACCCTAATGGTGTAGCTCTTAAAAACGGCGCGTTATATGTTGCCGAGATAAGCAAGGTTACCAAATTTGTTGATATCGAAAAAAACCTGGCGGCGCCGGGTAAGGGCGAGGTTATCTACGATAAATTCCCTACCGAGTGGGCGCACGGTTGGAAATATATTGCATTTGGCCCTGATGGTAAACTTTATGTACCTGTAGGCGCTCCCTTTAATATTGGTATGCCAGACGACCGCCATGCGGCTATATTTAGAATGAACGACGATGGAACCGGGATTGAGAAATTCGCCAGTGGCGTGCGTAATACCGTTGGTTTTACCTGGAGCCCCACCACAAAAGAGATGTGGTTTACCGATAATGGCCGCGACATGCTTGGCGATGACGTTCCATTTTGTGAATTGAATACTGCACCAAAGGCAGGTATGAACTTTGGATATCCTTACTTTCATAGTGGTACAATTAAGGACCCTGAATTTGGCGGTACGCATCAGGCATCAGAATTTACTGCCCCCGCGCAAAACCTTGGCGCTCACGTAGCACCGCTTGGCCTTAAATTCTATACAGGTGACATGTTCCCCGCGGTATATAAGGATCAGATATTTATTGCGGAACATGGCTCGTGGAACCGCAGTAAGAAAAACGGTTACAGGGTAAGCCTGGTTAAGGTAAAAGATGGTAAAGCCGCCGGATACGAAACATTTGCAAGCGGCTGGATGGATGATACTACCCAAGGAGTTTGGGGCAGGCCGGTAGATGTGCTTGTACTCACTGATGGCTCTATGCTGGTTTCAGATGACATGGCCGGTGTTATTTACAGGATATCTTATAAAAAATAG
- a CDS encoding ATP/GTP-binding protein — MKKLLLLIVITLLCATSFAQHNLEKLWESDSVTIKGPESALFDAKSNSLYVSSMGSGAVVRLDLKGKVIKADWATGLKSNKGSAFFNGMFYTAETSAVAVIDSKGTVIKRIPIEGAGMLNDLAIDSKGVIYVSDTRTGKVHRIENDKPTVYLENIPGANGLFIANTDLYVVGSAIFEKVNANKEVTKIADGFENGLDGIVMLSDREFILSNYTGILYYVNADGTKQVLLDSRANRIMANDISYDGKTKTLYVPSFSTNRIIAYNVK, encoded by the coding sequence ATGAAAAAGTTATTGTTGTTAATTGTTATTACGCTGCTATGCGCAACATCCTTCGCACAGCATAACCTTGAAAAATTATGGGAGTCGGATTCGGTAACCATAAAAGGGCCGGAGTCGGCACTATTTGATGCAAAGTCAAACTCACTTTATGTTTCCAGTATGGGCTCGGGCGCTGTTGTCAGGCTTGATCTAAAAGGAAAAGTGATCAAGGCTGACTGGGCAACCGGTTTGAAATCTAACAAAGGGTCGGCATTTTTTAACGGGATGTTTTATACAGCCGAAACCTCGGCTGTTGCTGTAATTGATAGTAAGGGTACGGTTATAAAACGTATACCTATTGAGGGTGCAGGAATGCTGAATGACTTGGCGATAGATTCAAAGGGTGTAATTTATGTAAGCGATACACGAACAGGAAAAGTACACCGTATTGAAAATGATAAACCAACTGTTTACCTTGAAAACATCCCCGGAGCAAATGGCTTGTTTATTGCAAATACCGACCTATACGTAGTGGGATCTGCTATTTTCGAAAAAGTGAATGCCAATAAAGAGGTTACCAAAATAGCCGACGGTTTTGAAAATGGGCTTGATGGTATTGTAATGTTATCAGATAGGGAATTTATATTGAGTAATTATACGGGCATTTTATACTATGTTAATGCAGATGGAACAAAACAGGTACTACTTGATAGCCGAGCTAACCGTATAATGGCAAACGATATTAGTTACGATGGCAAAACAAAAACCCTTTACGTTCCCTCTTTTAGTACTAATCGCATCATTGCCTATAATGTTAAATAG
- a CDS encoding nuclear transport factor 2 family protein, translating to MRITIIALFLCIAGVQLSFGQANLPGTATTSTNKDEQELLELSKTKWQWMADKNVDALTGLFAEKCVFVHMGGSWGKTQELNTIKGGFIWYKKAEVYGASVNIFGNTAILLNDIDLLAVVGNNEVTHAFMVTEVYLKENGKWKMGSLTFSTLLRPVKMNNQK from the coding sequence ATGAGAATTACCATTATCGCGTTGTTCCTGTGTATTGCAGGTGTACAACTATCCTTTGGCCAGGCCAATTTACCCGGTACCGCCACAACAAGCACAAATAAAGATGAACAGGAACTGCTTGAGCTATCAAAAACCAAATGGCAGTGGATGGCCGACAAAAACGTAGATGCGCTGACCGGCTTATTTGCCGAGAAATGCGTGTTTGTACATATGGGTGGCAGTTGGGGCAAAACCCAGGAACTGAATACCATAAAAGGCGGCTTTATATGGTATAAAAAGGCCGAAGTATACGGTGCATCGGTAAATATTTTTGGTAACACTGCCATCCTGTTAAATGATATTGACCTGTTGGCAGTAGTGGGTAATAACGAAGTAACCCACGCTTTTATGGTAACCGAAGTTTACCTTAAAGAAAACGGCAAATGGAAAATGGGCTCGCTTACTTTTTCGACGCTGCTTAGGCCTGTTAAGATGAATAATCAGAAGTAA
- a CDS encoding aldo/keto reductase, translating into MQTVKLNNGVDMPILGFGVFQVTDLAECERSVAEAIETGYRLIDTAQSYMNEEAVGKAIKQCGVPREDLFITTKLWIQSKGYEGAKKAFEKSLKKLQLDYLDLYLIHQPFGDVYGEWRAMEELYKEGRVKAIGVSNFHPDRLIDLIIHNEVVPAVNQVETHPFHQQYAAQQFMMDNNVQIESWGPFAEGKNDLFKNEVLKSIGDKHNKSIAQVVLRWLTQRGVIAIPKSVRKERMAENLNSLDFELTAHDMEAIKTLDTNASSFFDHRDPKMVRWLGERKLNN; encoded by the coding sequence ATGCAAACAGTAAAATTAAATAACGGTGTAGATATGCCCATATTAGGGTTTGGTGTGTTCCAGGTTACCGACCTGGCCGAGTGTGAGCGGAGTGTTGCAGAAGCTATTGAAACCGGCTATCGCCTGATAGATACGGCGCAATCTTATATGAATGAAGAGGCGGTTGGCAAGGCCATTAAACAATGCGGTGTTCCCCGTGAGGATTTATTTATTACCACAAAACTTTGGATACAATCTAAGGGGTATGAGGGTGCGAAGAAAGCCTTCGAAAAGTCCTTAAAAAAGCTACAGCTTGATTATCTGGACCTGTACCTGATACATCAACCATTTGGCGATGTGTATGGCGAATGGCGGGCAATGGAAGAGCTTTACAAAGAAGGGAGAGTTAAGGCGATAGGTGTAAGTAATTTCCATCCCGATAGATTGATAGACCTAATCATACATAACGAGGTGGTACCGGCTGTTAACCAGGTAGAGACGCATCCATTCCATCAACAATATGCTGCGCAGCAGTTTATGATGGATAATAATGTACAGATAGAATCGTGGGGGCCATTCGCCGAAGGTAAGAATGACCTTTTTAAGAATGAGGTATTAAAGTCCATAGGGGATAAGCACAATAAGTCAATTGCTCAGGTGGTTTTACGTTGGTTAACACAGCGGGGCGTTATAGCCATTCCTAAATCTGTACGCAAGGAACGTATGGCCGAGAACTTGAACAGCCTCGACTTTGAATTAACTGCGCATGATATGGAAGCTATTAAAACACTTGATACCAATGCCAGCAGCTTTTTTGACCACCGCGACCCTAAGATGGTGCGTTGGTTGGGTGAAAGAAAACTAAATAATTAA